Proteins co-encoded in one Flavobacteriaceae bacterium MAR_2009_75 genomic window:
- a CDS encoding type I restriction and modification enzyme subunit R-like protein has translation MVTIIEFEFYYPIFEMRNRKTSQYSMYPLNLPKYNFRFKNRENNILIFDVIRKKFVVLQPEEWVRQHVVNYLIQDKKYPQSLINVEKQLTFNGLTKRYDIVVFNSLGEINILVECKAPKIKIDQTTFDQIAQYNLQLQASYLMVTNGLEHFYCKMDFQSEKYQFLKDIPDFSR, from the coding sequence TTGGTTACTATAATAGAGTTCGAATTTTATTACCCTATTTTTGAGATGAGAAATAGAAAAACTAGCCAGTACTCAATGTACCCATTGAATTTACCCAAGTATAATTTCCGATTCAAAAATAGGGAAAATAACATCCTAATTTTTGATGTTATACGCAAAAAATTTGTGGTGTTACAACCCGAAGAATGGGTCAGGCAACATGTGGTCAATTATTTAATTCAAGACAAAAAATATCCTCAGAGTCTAATAAATGTAGAAAAACAGCTGACTTTCAATGGCCTTACCAAACGTTACGATATCGTGGTATTTAATTCTCTCGGTGAAATCAATATTCTAGTAGAATGTAAAGCGCCTAAAATAAAAATCGACCAGACAACTTTTGATCAAATTGCTCAATACAACCTGCAATTACAAGCTTCATATTTAATGGTCACTAACGGATTGGAACATTTTTATTGTAAAATGGATTTTCAATCAGAAAAATATCAGTTTCTAAAGGATATTCCTGATTTTAGCCGTTAA
- a CDS encoding amidohydrolase has protein sequence MHRLLFISLLFLSYSTIAQDLRFDKDYAAIEKKVIDWRREIHQNPELSNREFKTAEKIAVHLKSLGIEVQTGVAHTGVVGILKGKKKGKVIALRADMDALPVPERNDLPYKSTITAEFKGETVPVMHACGHDTHVAILMGVAEILSKHTDKINGTIKFVFQPAEEGPPPGEEGGALLMIKEGVLQNPDVDAIFGLHINSETPVGVIRYKSGGTMAAVQSFTINVKGKQSHGSQPWSGIDPILISAKIIDGLQTIISREMELTNEAAVITVGKITSGVRFNIIPESAEMIGTVRSLDYDMKEQITRRMKEMVPAIARAYGGDATIEIRDQTDITFNDPELTDQMTPSLIRVAGADKVQQQKAVTGGEDFSYFQNEVPGFFFFLGGMAPGTTETFPHHTPDFKIDDSGLLLGVKALTEISLDYLQK, from the coding sequence ATGCACAGATTGTTATTTATAAGCCTATTGTTTCTCAGCTATTCTACCATAGCTCAAGATTTGCGATTTGATAAGGATTACGCCGCTATTGAGAAGAAAGTAATTGATTGGCGCCGTGAAATTCATCAAAATCCCGAGCTTTCAAATCGGGAATTTAAAACCGCTGAAAAAATAGCCGTTCATCTAAAATCGCTCGGTATCGAGGTGCAAACGGGTGTCGCTCATACCGGAGTTGTTGGAATTTTAAAAGGAAAGAAAAAGGGTAAGGTTATCGCCCTTCGGGCAGATATGGATGCCCTGCCCGTACCCGAACGTAACGACCTACCTTATAAATCTACCATAACCGCAGAATTTAAAGGGGAAACCGTACCTGTGATGCACGCCTGTGGTCATGACACCCATGTGGCTATTCTTATGGGTGTTGCTGAAATACTATCAAAACATACCGATAAAATAAATGGAACCATCAAATTTGTTTTTCAACCCGCAGAAGAAGGTCCGCCACCGGGTGAAGAAGGTGGAGCCCTACTTATGATCAAAGAGGGGGTGCTTCAAAACCCAGATGTGGACGCAATATTCGGGCTTCACATTAATTCTGAAACCCCCGTGGGGGTCATTCGTTACAAATCAGGTGGCACTATGGCGGCCGTACAAAGTTTTACTATAAATGTGAAAGGGAAGCAAAGTCACGGTTCACAACCTTGGTCAGGTATCGATCCTATTTTAATTAGTGCCAAGATTATCGATGGCCTACAGACTATTATAAGTCGTGAAATGGAACTAACCAACGAAGCTGCGGTAATTACCGTTGGTAAAATCACCAGTGGCGTACGTTTTAATATTATACCCGAAAGTGCCGAAATGATCGGAACGGTTCGTAGCCTTGATTATGACATGAAAGAACAAATTACGCGTCGTATGAAAGAAATGGTACCGGCTATTGCCCGTGCCTATGGTGGTGATGCTACCATTGAAATCAGAGATCAAACCGATATTACCTTTAACGACCCCGAACTAACCGATCAAATGACACCTTCATTGATCAGGGTTGCGGGAGCTGATAAAGTGCAGCAGCAAAAGGCGGTTACCGGTGGGGAAGATTTTTCTTATTTTCAAAATGAAGTGCCAGGATTCTTTTTCTTTCTGGGAGGAATGGCCCCTGGTACGACCGAAACTTTTCCGCATCATACCCCAGACTTCAAAATTGATGATAGCGGACTACTACTTGGCGTAAAAGCTTTAACTGAAATAAGTTTAGACTACCTTCAAAAGTAA
- a CDS encoding DNA polymerase III delta subunit, with protein sequence MEEVRNIIKDIKNGTIRPIYFLFGEEPYYIDAISSYIEKNVLSEEEKGFNQMVLYGKDVSIDDIVGNAKRYPMMAERQVVIVKEAQHLSRTIEQLVDYANNPQPTTVLVICFKYKKLDKRKKLYKAIKASGILFESKKLYENQVSEWIRKNLQSRGYSISHKGAILLTEYLGTDLSRINNELEKLQFVLPKRSEITPEDIEIHIGISKDYNNFELKKAIGERNVLKATRIINYFAQNPKDNPLVLTVSLLNTFFTQLLQYHGLNDHTPKSVASALKISPYFVGEFQTAARNYPMRKVSGIVSHLREIDLKGKGVGSNAISQADLLKELLVKII encoded by the coding sequence ATGGAGGAAGTAAGAAATATAATCAAAGACATAAAAAATGGTACGATAAGGCCTATTTATTTTCTCTTTGGGGAGGAGCCATACTATATCGATGCCATATCTTCTTACATTGAAAAAAATGTGCTTTCTGAAGAAGAAAAAGGTTTTAACCAAATGGTTCTTTATGGCAAAGATGTGAGTATAGACGACATTGTCGGTAACGCAAAGCGATACCCGATGATGGCCGAAAGACAAGTGGTCATCGTTAAAGAGGCCCAGCATCTTTCTCGAACAATTGAACAATTGGTCGATTATGCAAATAATCCTCAACCGACTACAGTGTTGGTCATTTGTTTCAAGTATAAAAAACTAGATAAAAGAAAAAAACTCTATAAAGCAATCAAGGCGAGTGGAATTCTTTTCGAAAGTAAGAAACTTTATGAAAACCAAGTTTCTGAATGGATTCGCAAGAATCTACAAAGTAGGGGCTATAGTATTTCTCATAAAGGTGCAATTTTACTTACCGAATATCTGGGAACCGATTTGAGCCGAATCAATAACGAGCTTGAAAAATTACAATTTGTATTGCCAAAAAGATCTGAAATTACTCCTGAAGATATCGAAATACATATTGGTATAAGTAAAGATTATAACAACTTTGAACTAAAGAAGGCTATTGGAGAGCGTAATGTGCTAAAAGCAACAAGAATTATTAACTATTTTGCACAGAACCCTAAAGATAACCCTTTGGTGCTGACGGTATCTTTGTTGAACACATTTTTCACTCAGCTGCTACAATACCACGGTTTGAATGACCACACTCCGAAGAGTGTAGCCAGTGCTTTAAAAATAAGCCCTTATTTTGTGGGTGAGTTTCAGACTGCCGCTCGTAATTACCCTATGAGAAAGGTCAGTGGTATCGTATCTCATCTTCGGGAGATAGATCTTAAAGGTAAGGGCGTCGGCTCGAACGCCATTTCACAGGCAGATTTATTAAAAGAATTGCTGGTAAAAATAATCTAA
- a CDS encoding chemotaxis protein MotB, translated as MKKIILGCLGATLLLGSCVSQKKFADLEAKHKEAQDLLNSATVKLNDCLEEKATADSKNKTLSDQNAFLKANNQELINNMGNLTTLTSKGAENLEKSLESLKEKDLTIRKLQDAITRRDSVNLSLVQSLKGVLGNLDDEDIEISVEKGVVFVSISDKLLFSSGSYNVTRRAREVLGKVAQVVNNKPDFEFMVEGHTDDVPYGKHGNLLDNWDLSVKRATAVVRILQNDFNVDPKRMTAAGRSEYVPVSQTEKSKNRRTRIVVLPKIDQFYSMIEEGMDDPAINN; from the coding sequence ATGAAAAAAATAATTTTAGGTTGTTTAGGAGCAACCCTACTTTTAGGATCTTGTGTATCACAGAAAAAATTTGCTGATTTAGAGGCAAAGCACAAAGAAGCACAAGATTTATTGAATTCTGCTACAGTTAAGCTGAATGACTGTTTAGAAGAGAAGGCGACCGCAGATTCAAAAAACAAAACGTTGTCAGATCAAAATGCGTTCTTGAAAGCAAACAATCAAGAGTTGATCAACAACATGGGCAACCTAACGACCCTAACCTCTAAAGGAGCAGAGAACTTAGAAAAGTCTTTAGAAAGCTTAAAGGAAAAAGACTTAACTATTCGTAAGCTTCAAGATGCTATCACTAGAAGAGATTCTGTAAACCTATCTTTGGTACAAAGCTTAAAAGGAGTTTTGGGTAACCTTGATGATGAAGATATCGAAATCAGTGTTGAGAAAGGTGTTGTTTTCGTTTCTATATCTGATAAGTTATTATTCAGTAGTGGAAGCTATAACGTTACTAGAAGAGCTAGAGAAGTTCTAGGAAAAGTTGCACAAGTGGTAAACAACAAGCCTGATTTTGAGTTCATGGTAGAAGGTCATACAGATGATGTGCCTTACGGAAAACACGGTAATCTTTTAGACAACTGGGATTTGAGCGTAAAACGTGCAACAGCAGTTGTTAGAATTCTTCAAAACGACTTTAACGTTGATCCTAAGCGTATGACCGCTGCCGGTAGATCAGAGTATGTTCCTGTTTCTCAAACTGAGAAATCTAAAAACAGAAGAACACGAATTGTTGTTCTTCCAAAAATCGATCAGTTCTATAGCATGATCGAAGAAGGAATGGATGATCCAGCAATCAACAACTAA
- a CDS encoding putative oxidoreductase — translation MQNTLMKDIGLAFLRIAASAMMLTHGYGKLQMLINGADFGNPIGIGSTPSLFLAVIGEFVCPILIIFGFKTRWAAIPTAITMAVAAFIAHGADPFQKKEMALLYLTIFVVIALVGPGKFSVDRR, via the coding sequence ATGCAAAATACACTTATGAAAGACATCGGTTTGGCCTTTTTGAGAATTGCTGCTTCGGCAATGATGCTTACCCACGGATACGGAAAGTTACAGATGCTAATTAATGGAGCTGACTTCGGTAACCCTATCGGTATTGGTTCAACACCTTCTCTTTTTTTAGCGGTTATCGGTGAGTTTGTTTGCCCTATCTTAATCATCTTCGGATTCAAAACTCGTTGGGCAGCCATACCAACAGCAATTACAATGGCTGTTGCAGCTTTTATCGCACATGGTGCGGACCCATTTCAAAAGAAGGAAATGGCATTATTATACTTGACCATTTTTGTCGTCATCGCTTTGGTGGGGCCGGGTAAATTTAGTGTCGACCGACGTTAA
- a CDS encoding DNA helicase-2/ATP-dependent DNA helicase PcrA has product MENFIDGLNDAQKAPVLHKDGPLMVIAGAGSGKTRVLTFRIAHLMAQGVDSFNILALTFTNKAAREMKARIATIVGNSEAKNLWMGTFHSVFAKLLRFDGDKLGFPSNFTIYDIQDSQRLLASIIKEMGLDKDIYKYKQVQNRISSYKNSLITVKAYFQNPELVEADAMAKRPRMGEIYQNYVDRCFKAGAMDFDDLLLRTNELLNRFPEVLMKYQERFKYILVDEYQDTNHSQYLIVKALADRYHNICVVGDDAQSIYSFRGANISNILNFQRDYENVAMYRLEQNYRSTKNIVNAANSIIAKNKNQLEKVVWTDNDDGPLIKVHRSTTDAEEGRYVAGSIWDTQMNEHLPNGHFAVLYRTNSQSRSIEDALRKRDIPYRIYGGLSFYQRKEIKDVLSYLRLVINPKDEEALKRVINFPARGIGNTTLDKLTVAANHYNRSIFEVMDNLDKIDLKINSGTRRKLQDFVTMIKSFQIMNEGTDAFTLAEHVAKKTGVLLEFKKDGTPEGIARMENIEELLNGIKDFVEGQKEVVDATGNISEFLEDVALATDLDKDTGDDDRVALMTIHLAKGLEFPYVYIVGMEEDLFPSAMSMNTRSELEEERRLFYVALTRAEKQAYLTYTQNRYRWGKLIDAEPSRFLEEIDEKFIENLTPIGTGYRYKPLVDADIFGEVDKSRLRQNKPTSGTPPSHKKPNESQLRKLRKLKPELSTPVGNTNVVDPNLAEGSLVDHTRFGRGKILKIEGVGNDKKAEIQFDKGDIKKLLLRFAKLEVVG; this is encoded by the coding sequence TTGGAGAATTTTATTGACGGATTGAACGATGCTCAAAAAGCACCGGTATTGCATAAAGACGGACCCTTAATGGTGATTGCTGGTGCGGGGTCGGGCAAAACCCGTGTACTTACCTTTCGTATTGCACATTTAATGGCGCAAGGTGTAGATTCTTTCAATATATTGGCACTTACATTTACCAATAAGGCGGCCCGTGAGATGAAGGCCCGTATTGCAACAATTGTAGGAAATTCGGAAGCCAAAAACCTTTGGATGGGTACTTTTCACTCGGTCTTCGCTAAATTATTACGCTTTGATGGCGATAAATTGGGCTTCCCCAGTAATTTCACCATTTACGATATCCAAGATTCACAGCGATTGTTGGCATCCATTATTAAAGAAATGGGGCTTGACAAAGATATTTACAAGTACAAACAGGTACAGAATCGCATATCATCTTACAAAAACAGTCTGATTACGGTTAAAGCCTATTTTCAAAACCCTGAGTTGGTCGAAGCCGACGCAATGGCCAAACGGCCTAGAATGGGCGAGATATATCAAAATTATGTCGACCGTTGTTTTAAGGCCGGAGCGATGGATTTTGATGACCTCTTGCTTCGAACCAATGAGCTCTTAAATCGTTTTCCAGAGGTGTTGATGAAGTACCAAGAGCGGTTCAAATATATATTGGTAGATGAGTATCAAGATACCAATCATTCCCAATACCTTATTGTGAAGGCATTGGCCGATCGTTACCATAATATATGTGTAGTAGGTGATGATGCACAGAGTATTTATTCGTTCAGAGGTGCAAATATTAGTAATATTCTCAATTTTCAGCGTGATTATGAGAATGTGGCCATGTATCGATTGGAACAAAATTATCGCTCTACCAAGAATATTGTAAATGCCGCGAACTCAATAATCGCTAAAAACAAAAACCAACTTGAAAAGGTGGTTTGGACGGATAACGATGATGGACCATTGATTAAAGTTCATCGAAGTACTACTGATGCAGAAGAAGGTAGGTATGTAGCAGGTTCAATTTGGGATACGCAGATGAACGAACACTTGCCCAATGGGCATTTTGCCGTTCTATACCGAACCAACTCACAGTCCCGTTCCATAGAAGATGCACTGAGAAAGAGAGATATTCCCTATCGCATATATGGTGGACTTTCGTTTTACCAAAGAAAGGAAATAAAAGATGTTTTAAGTTACCTTAGGTTAGTCATCAACCCCAAAGATGAGGAAGCCTTAAAGCGTGTAATTAATTTTCCTGCCAGAGGTATCGGTAATACTACTTTAGATAAATTAACCGTTGCCGCCAACCATTATAACCGTTCGATTTTTGAGGTAATGGATAATTTAGATAAAATCGACCTCAAAATTAATTCGGGTACTCGAAGAAAGTTACAAGATTTCGTGACCATGATCAAGAGCTTTCAAATCATGAACGAAGGCACAGATGCTTTTACCCTAGCTGAACATGTAGCCAAGAAAACAGGGGTTCTTCTTGAATTTAAGAAAGATGGAACACCAGAGGGTATTGCCCGTATGGAAAATATCGAAGAACTCTTGAACGGTATAAAAGATTTTGTCGAAGGGCAAAAAGAAGTGGTCGATGCAACCGGTAATATTAGTGAGTTTTTAGAAGATGTAGCCTTAGCGACTGATTTAGATAAAGATACCGGTGATGACGACCGTGTGGCACTGATGACCATTCACTTGGCCAAGGGTCTAGAATTTCCGTATGTATATATTGTTGGAATGGAAGAAGATCTTTTTCCTTCGGCCATGAGTATGAATACCAGAAGTGAATTGGAAGAAGAACGTAGGCTTTTTTATGTGGCCTTGACCCGGGCAGAGAAACAAGCCTATCTTACCTATACTCAAAACCGTTATCGCTGGGGGAAGCTCATCGATGCCGAACCCAGTCGATTTTTAGAAGAAATCGATGAAAAGTTTATTGAGAATCTGACGCCCATAGGTACGGGTTATCGCTATAAGCCATTGGTCGATGCCGATATTTTTGGGGAAGTCGATAAAAGCAGATTAAGACAAAATAAACCTACAAGTGGTACACCCCCGAGCCATAAGAAGCCCAATGAAAGCCAACTTAGAAAATTACGTAAACTTAAACCGGAACTTTCGACCCCTGTGGGTAATACCAATGTAGTCGACCCAAATTTGGCCGAAGGTTCTTTAGTAGACCATACACGGTTCGGGCGAGGTAAAATTCTTAAAATTGAAGGTGTCGGAAATGACAAAAAAGCCGAAATTCAGTTTGATAAGGGCGACATCAAAAAGCTTTTATTACGGTTCGCTAAGTTAGAGGTTGTAGGGTAA
- a CDS encoding pyruvate/2-oxoglutarate/acetoin dehydrogenase E1 component, which produces MDISPKTSNDISFDDFKTQILTDYKIAVLSRTCSLMGRKEVLTGKAKFGIFGDGKELPQLAMARSFKNGDFRSGYYRDQTFMMALGLLTPKDLFHALYATTDIEKEPMSAGRQMGGHYVTYSLNEDGSWKDLTKQKNSSADISCTAGQMPRLLGLAQASKMYRNLKNIDASKFSNKGNEVAWGTIGNASTSEGMFLETINAAGVLQVPMVISIWDDDYGISVPAEYHATKEDISEMLSGFKRTEEKAGFEMLKVKGWDYTALMHAYENASDIAREEHVPVIIHVNELTQPQGHSSSGSHERYKSQERLNWEKENDCNKRFREWILETGITTEDELGALEKDILKQVRKAKKEAWAEYLTTHQPHKKKLVTLLDNAASKSANKNFINKIKNDLIATDEPLKKDLAIGSRKALRYLIGEDFKEKNDLLKWTSEFLAETQPKYSANLYNEGPNRATNISEIKPTYGESPEMVDGRLILRDNFEKLFENNPNALVFGEDTGAIGDVNQGLEGLQQKFGKLRVADTGIRETTIIGQGTGMALRGLRPIAEIQYLDYIFYALATLTDDVACLRYRTFGKQKAPLIVRTRGHRLEGIWHSGSPMASLIHSLRGMYILSPRNMTQAAGFYNTLMKSDEPALIIESLNGYRLKEKKPENLGEFCTPIGVVETVKKGSDITLVSYGSTLRIVEQAAKELKQVGIDAEVIDAQTLLPFDIHHDTVKSVQKTNRLLVIDEDVPGGCSAYILNEIVENQKGYMYLDSTPQTLSAQAHRPAYGSDGDYFSKPNAEDIFEKVYAMIHESDPENYPKLR; this is translated from the coding sequence ATGGATATTTCGCCTAAAACTAGTAACGATATTTCTTTCGATGATTTTAAGACACAAATCTTAACTGATTACAAAATAGCGGTACTTAGTCGAACCTGTAGTTTGATGGGGCGTAAAGAGGTTTTAACCGGTAAAGCGAAATTCGGAATTTTTGGAGATGGAAAGGAATTGCCACAATTGGCAATGGCCCGATCATTTAAAAACGGTGATTTTCGTAGTGGATACTATCGAGACCAAACCTTTATGATGGCACTGGGTCTGTTGACACCTAAAGATTTGTTTCACGCGCTATATGCTACTACAGATATAGAGAAAGAACCTATGAGTGCCGGTCGACAAATGGGAGGCCATTATGTAACTTATAGTCTAAATGAAGATGGCAGTTGGAAAGATCTCACAAAACAGAAAAACAGCAGTGCCGATATTTCTTGCACAGCAGGGCAAATGCCTAGATTATTAGGTTTGGCCCAAGCTTCTAAAATGTATCGAAACTTGAAAAATATAGATGCCTCTAAATTTTCAAATAAAGGTAATGAAGTAGCATGGGGCACTATTGGTAACGCAAGTACGAGTGAAGGCATGTTTCTTGAAACCATAAACGCAGCGGGTGTGCTTCAGGTACCCATGGTTATCAGTATTTGGGACGATGATTACGGTATTTCGGTACCTGCCGAATATCATGCCACTAAAGAAGACATCTCTGAAATGCTATCAGGCTTTAAAAGAACCGAAGAAAAAGCAGGTTTTGAGATGCTGAAGGTAAAGGGGTGGGATTATACTGCTCTTATGCATGCTTACGAAAATGCTTCTGACATTGCTCGAGAAGAACATGTGCCAGTAATCATTCATGTAAATGAACTCACCCAACCACAAGGCCATTCTTCATCAGGGTCACATGAAAGATATAAGAGTCAAGAACGGTTAAATTGGGAAAAAGAGAACGACTGTAATAAACGTTTCAGAGAATGGATTCTTGAAACCGGAATTACTACTGAAGATGAGTTGGGGGCTTTAGAAAAAGATATTTTAAAGCAAGTAAGAAAGGCCAAAAAAGAAGCTTGGGCCGAATATTTGACAACGCATCAACCACATAAAAAGAAACTCGTAACCCTTCTTGATAATGCTGCAAGTAAAAGTGCAAACAAGAATTTTATCAACAAAATAAAAAACGACCTGATCGCTACCGATGAGCCCTTGAAAAAAGACTTGGCCATTGGTTCACGCAAAGCTCTACGGTATTTAATTGGAGAAGATTTTAAAGAAAAAAATGACCTCCTCAAATGGACTAGTGAGTTTTTGGCTGAAACCCAACCTAAGTATAGTGCAAACCTCTATAATGAAGGGCCAAATCGAGCAACTAACATTTCAGAGATTAAACCCACTTATGGCGAAAGCCCTGAAATGGTCGACGGTCGATTAATTTTACGTGACAACTTCGAGAAATTGTTCGAGAACAATCCTAATGCATTAGTATTTGGAGAAGATACTGGCGCTATCGGAGATGTCAATCAGGGGCTGGAAGGCCTTCAGCAAAAATTCGGGAAATTAAGAGTCGCCGATACCGGAATAAGAGAAACAACTATTATCGGTCAGGGCACCGGAATGGCACTTCGCGGCCTTCGTCCAATTGCTGAAATTCAATATCTAGATTACATTTTTTATGCTTTGGCAACACTCACCGATGATGTTGCATGTTTGAGATATCGAACTTTCGGGAAACAAAAAGCACCCTTGATTGTACGAACTCGCGGGCATCGCCTTGAGGGTATCTGGCATTCAGGCTCGCCAATGGCATCACTTATACACTCTTTAAGGGGCATGTATATACTTTCACCACGAAATATGACACAGGCGGCGGGTTTTTATAACACTTTGATGAAGAGCGATGAACCCGCCCTTATAATTGAAAGTTTGAACGGCTACCGACTTAAAGAAAAGAAACCTGAGAATCTTGGAGAATTCTGCACTCCGATAGGGGTCGTTGAAACTGTAAAAAAAGGTTCTGATATTACACTGGTTTCGTATGGTTCTACTCTACGTATAGTCGAACAGGCCGCTAAAGAATTGAAACAGGTGGGTATCGATGCCGAAGTTATTGATGCTCAAACCCTTTTGCCTTTCGACATTCATCACGATACCGTAAAAAGTGTTCAAAAAACAAATAGATTACTTGTTATTGACGAGGATGTACCCGGTGGGTGTTCTGCATATATTTTAAATGAGATTGTAGAGAATCAAAAAGGCTACATGTATCTTGACAGTACGCCACAAACATTGAGCGCCCAAGCGCACAGACCAGCTTACGGTAGCGACGGAGACTATTTCTCTAAGCCCAATGCCGAAGATATTTTTGAAAAGGTCTATGCAATGATTCACGAAAGTGACCCTGAAAATTATCCTAAATTAAGATGA
- a CDS encoding translation factor SUA5 — MSELIRIYEENPNPKEINKVVQVLRKGGLVIYPTDTVYGLGCDITNSKALEKIARIKGIKLAKANWSFICADLSNLSDYVRQIDTATFKILKRALPGPYTFILPGNNNLPKDFKKKKTVGIRVPDNAIAKALVEGLGNPIVSTSIRDEDEVLEYTTDPELIYEKWQNLIDVVIDGGYGDNMASTVIDLSEGEPEIIREGKGDLNIFN; from the coding sequence ATGTCCGAACTAATAAGAATATACGAGGAAAACCCCAACCCTAAAGAAATCAATAAGGTTGTTCAGGTATTACGAAAAGGGGGATTGGTCATTTACCCCACAGATACGGTATATGGATTGGGTTGCGACATCACTAATTCTAAAGCTTTAGAAAAAATAGCCCGAATCAAGGGTATAAAGTTGGCCAAGGCCAACTGGTCTTTTATTTGTGCTGATTTAAGCAATCTTTCCGACTATGTGCGACAAATAGATACGGCAACGTTCAAAATATTAAAACGGGCATTACCTGGGCCATATACCTTTATCTTACCTGGAAATAACAATTTGCCCAAAGACTTTAAAAAGAAAAAAACAGTAGGTATACGAGTGCCCGATAACGCAATTGCGAAGGCATTGGTCGAGGGGTTGGGAAACCCAATTGTATCTACTTCCATTCGAGATGAAGACGAGGTGTTGGAGTATACCACAGACCCTGAACTTATTTACGAGAAGTGGCAAAACCTTATCGATGTCGTAATTGATGGCGGATACGGGGATAACATGGCTTCTACGGTTATCGATCTTTCAGAAGGTGAGCCAGAAATTATACGTGAGGGTAAAGGAGACTTGAATATTTTTAATTAA